In one Modestobacter sp. L9-4 genomic region, the following are encoded:
- a CDS encoding SpoIIE family protein phosphatase: MPPSAGALPDPLTDAHRVAAARRLLEEAAGPAAFDRLSALAARLVGAAHAKVTLFTDSDVVVGGHGLPAGVVGGPALLTGGFSALVVRTGAPLDVPEAGADPRVAHLPAVGSGQVQAYLGVPLVAASGHVVGVLAVYAPQPCSWSPDAPELLDQLAASVIAELELSATRSAMGASLARLDIALEAASVGTWDRDLRAGVVHWDERNSAIFGLDGARTLTADEDLMSRIHPDDHEPVEAAMRAALAGSGEFTVEMRVLRPDGGERWTISRGRVVRDPRGEPVRLVGTTVDVTDAREAQARRLSAVQRAAAIAEVAAQLANAERMDQLAEVALRGCAAVLGADGSALAAFDVGGGPLRLHLTSRLVDAVATGADVDLPAGGVEIELDDELPTQWVARHGERVLLADRAEAVARFPRMAEIGDLVSVRALAALPLRVEGRVLGSFVAVWGADRAFADEDVELLEALTAQMGLSVSRLQADAERDAAVEALRAANARLELLAEAGRVLSDTLEITEQLGRLAGLVVPALGDWCWVVVPDEHGRMRQLASAHREPARNAELAAYVRAMVAGITDAAAARVVTRTGRPLVVGALDAEYVQRALPDPVAQQMLARLAPGSGVVVPLAARGRTLGALGIYRDAERGRHTDAELDTALEVGRRAGVALQQAQLFGQQRQLAEVLQRSMLTAPPAPDHCEIAVRYVPAAAGAEVGGDWYDAFVQPDGATMLVIGDVVGHDSGAAAAMGQLRGLLRGIGHHTGGTPAEVLTGLDRAGIGLDLDTLATALVARLEQDAPELAKDETRVRWSTAGHPPPVLIAADGTVSLLDCQDPDLLLGVDPASPRHDRVATIGRGGTLLLYTDGLVERRDRDLDAGIAELCRVLGGLAHLPLQQLCDRLLEQMYLPDTEDDVALLAVRVHPQDEPRPPEAGPQVVPPGIPAAPPVVPGAGAELG; this comes from the coding sequence GTGCCACCGAGCGCCGGGGCCCTCCCCGACCCGCTGACCGACGCGCACCGGGTCGCGGCGGCCCGCCGGCTGCTGGAGGAGGCGGCCGGCCCGGCCGCCTTCGACCGGCTGTCGGCCCTGGCCGCCCGGCTGGTCGGCGCCGCCCACGCGAAGGTCACCCTCTTCACCGACTCCGACGTCGTCGTCGGGGGGCACGGTCTGCCCGCCGGCGTGGTCGGCGGCCCCGCCCTGCTGACCGGGGGCTTCTCCGCCCTCGTCGTCCGGACCGGTGCCCCGCTCGACGTGCCGGAGGCCGGTGCGGACCCGCGGGTGGCGCACCTGCCCGCGGTCGGGTCGGGGCAGGTCCAGGCCTACCTCGGGGTGCCGCTGGTGGCGGCGTCCGGGCACGTGGTGGGGGTGCTGGCCGTCTACGCCCCGCAGCCGTGCAGCTGGTCGCCCGACGCCCCGGAGCTGCTGGACCAGCTGGCCGCCTCGGTCATCGCCGAGCTGGAGCTCTCCGCCACCCGGTCGGCGATGGGCGCGTCGCTGGCCCGCCTGGACATCGCCCTGGAGGCGGCCTCGGTGGGCACCTGGGACCGCGACCTGCGCGCCGGCGTCGTCCACTGGGACGAGCGCAACTCGGCGATCTTCGGCCTGGACGGCGCCCGGACGCTCACCGCGGACGAGGACCTGATGAGCCGGATCCACCCCGACGACCACGAGCCGGTCGAGGCGGCGATGCGCGCGGCGCTGGCCGGCAGCGGCGAGTTCACCGTCGAGATGCGGGTGCTGCGGCCCGACGGCGGTGAGCGCTGGACGATCTCCCGCGGCCGGGTGGTGCGCGACCCGCGCGGCGAGCCGGTGCGGCTGGTGGGCACCACCGTCGACGTCACCGACGCCCGCGAGGCCCAGGCGCGGCGGCTGTCGGCGGTGCAGCGCGCGGCGGCGATCGCCGAGGTGGCCGCCCAGCTGGCCAACGCCGAGCGGATGGACCAGCTCGCCGAGGTGGCGCTGCGCGGCTGCGCGGCCGTGCTCGGCGCCGACGGCAGCGCGCTGGCCGCCTTCGACGTCGGCGGCGGCCCGCTGCGGCTGCACCTGACCAGCCGCCTGGTCGACGCGGTCGCCACCGGCGCCGACGTCGACCTGCCGGCCGGTGGCGTGGAGATCGAGCTGGACGACGAGCTGCCCACCCAGTGGGTGGCCCGGCACGGCGAGCGGGTGCTGCTGGCCGACCGGGCGGAGGCGGTGGCCCGCTTCCCGCGGATGGCCGAGATCGGCGACCTGGTCAGCGTCCGCGCCCTGGCCGCCCTGCCGCTGCGCGTCGAGGGCCGGGTGCTGGGCAGCTTCGTCGCCGTCTGGGGTGCCGACCGCGCCTTCGCCGACGAGGACGTCGAGCTGCTGGAGGCGCTCACCGCGCAGATGGGGCTGAGCGTCTCGCGGCTGCAGGCCGACGCCGAGCGCGACGCCGCGGTCGAGGCCCTGCGGGCGGCCAACGCGCGGCTGGAGCTGCTCGCCGAGGCCGGGCGGGTGCTGTCGGACACCCTGGAGATCACCGAGCAGCTGGGCCGGCTCGCCGGGCTGGTGGTGCCGGCGCTCGGTGACTGGTGCTGGGTGGTGGTGCCCGACGAGCACGGCCGGATGCGCCAGCTGGCCTCCGCGCACCGCGAGCCCGCCCGCAACGCCGAGCTGGCCGCCTACGTGCGCGCCATGGTCGCCGGCATCACCGACGCCGCGGCCGCCCGGGTGGTCACCCGCACCGGGCGCCCGCTCGTGGTCGGTGCGCTGGACGCCGAGTACGTGCAGCGGGCGCTGCCCGACCCCGTGGCCCAGCAGATGCTGGCCCGGCTCGCGCCGGGCTCGGGCGTCGTCGTCCCGCTGGCCGCCCGGGGGCGGACCCTCGGGGCGCTGGGCATCTACCGGGACGCCGAGCGCGGCCGGCACACCGACGCCGAGCTGGACACCGCGCTGGAGGTGGGCCGGCGGGCCGGGGTGGCGCTGCAGCAGGCCCAGCTGTTCGGCCAGCAGCGCCAGCTGGCGGAGGTGCTGCAGCGCAGCATGCTCACCGCGCCGCCGGCGCCGGACCACTGCGAGATCGCCGTCCGCTACGTGCCGGCCGCCGCCGGCGCGGAGGTGGGCGGTGACTGGTACGACGCGTTCGTGCAGCCCGACGGCGCGACGATGCTGGTCATCGGCGACGTGGTCGGCCACGACAGCGGGGCCGCGGCGGCGATGGGCCAGCTGCGCGGGCTGCTGCGCGGCATCGGCCACCACACCGGCGGCACCCCCGCCGAGGTGCTGACCGGCCTGGACCGCGCCGGCATCGGGCTGGACCTGGACACCCTGGCCACCGCGCTGGTCGCCCGCCTGGAGCAGGACGCCCCGGAGCTGGCCAAGGACGAGACGCGCGTCCGCTGGTCGACCGCCGGGCACCCGCCGCCGGTGCTCATCGCCGCCGACGGCACCGTCAGCCTGCTCGACTGCCAGGACCCCGACCTGCTGCTGGGCGTCGACCCGGCGAGCCCGCGCCACGACCGGGTGGCCACGATCGGCCGGGGCGGCACGCTGCTGCTCTACACGGACGGCCTCGTCGAGCGCCGCGACCGCGACCTGGACGCCGGCATCGCCGAGCTGTGCCGGGTGCTCGGCGGGCTGGCCCACCTCCCGCTGCAGCAGCTCTGCGACCGGCTGCTGGAGCAGATGTACCTGCCCGACACCGAGGACGACGTGGCGCTGCTGGCCGTGCGGGTGCACCCGCAGGACGAGCCGCGACCGCCGGAGGCCGGCCCGCAGGTCGTGCCACCGGGCATCCCCGCCGCGCCGCCGGTCGTCCCGGGTGCGGGCGCCGAGCTGGGCTGA
- a CDS encoding HU family DNA-binding protein → MNKAELVSAIAKRADVPTATVDSVINGLQEELVEAITRGDKVALPGLLTVERSQRSARTGRNPQTGESIEIAAAHTAKVTAGSNLKKAAAAVPVK, encoded by the coding sequence ATGAACAAGGCCGAACTCGTCTCTGCCATCGCCAAGCGCGCCGACGTCCCCACCGCGACGGTCGACTCCGTCATCAACGGTCTGCAGGAGGAGCTGGTCGAGGCCATCACCCGCGGCGACAAGGTCGCCCTGCCGGGTCTGCTGACCGTCGAGCGCTCGCAGCGTTCGGCCCGTACCGGCCGCAACCCGCAGACCGGCGAGTCGATCGAGATCGCCGCCGCGCACACCGCCAAGGTGACCGCCGGCTCCAACCTCAAGAAGGCCGCTGCCGCCGTCCCCGTCAAGTGA
- a CDS encoding acetamidase/formamidase family protein has translation MEPRHVLMPDERTLHGHWDPSLPPALTVEPGTTVRIGTLDSGWNSGPYDGPDTTEGLAARPRHPLHDPAAGHALTGPVAVAGAEVGQVLAVRIDDVVPGAFGTTYVGLRSTALNERLGVTADPKVHRWTLDATAGIGRNHAGHSVALRPFLGVMGVPPAEPGQHSTIPPYWHGGNIDCRELVAGSTLYLPVTVPGGLLSVGDGHAAQGDGEVAGTAIECPMDAVDLTLDVLPDLFGAPVRTPVARTPAGWVTMGVADDLDEAMVIALDAMLDVMAAVHGIGRSDALALASVVVDLRVTQVVNQVVGVHAVLPWGAVR, from the coding sequence ATGGAGCCCCGCCACGTCCTGATGCCCGACGAGCGCACGCTGCACGGGCACTGGGACCCCTCGCTCCCGCCCGCGCTGACCGTCGAGCCCGGGACGACGGTGCGCATCGGCACCCTGGACTCGGGCTGGAACAGCGGCCCCTACGACGGCCCGGACACCACCGAGGGCCTCGCCGCCCGCCCCCGGCACCCCCTCCACGACCCGGCGGCCGGGCACGCGCTGACCGGCCCGGTCGCGGTCGCCGGCGCCGAGGTGGGCCAGGTGCTCGCCGTCCGCATCGACGACGTCGTCCCCGGCGCGTTCGGCACCACCTACGTGGGGCTGCGGTCGACCGCGCTCAACGAGCGGCTGGGCGTGACCGCCGACCCCAAGGTGCACCGCTGGACCCTCGACGCCACCGCCGGCATCGGCCGCAACCACGCCGGGCACTCGGTCGCGCTGCGTCCCTTCCTCGGCGTCATGGGCGTGCCGCCGGCCGAGCCGGGCCAGCACTCCACCATCCCGCCGTACTGGCACGGCGGGAACATCGACTGCCGCGAGCTGGTCGCCGGCTCCACGCTGTACCTGCCGGTGACGGTGCCCGGCGGGCTGCTGTCGGTCGGCGACGGGCACGCCGCGCAGGGCGACGGCGAGGTGGCCGGGACGGCGATCGAGTGCCCGATGGACGCCGTCGACCTCACCCTCGACGTGCTGCCGGACCTGTTCGGCGCACCGGTCCGCACGCCCGTGGCCCGCACACCGGCCGGCTGGGTGACGATGGGCGTGGCCGACGACCTGGACGAGGCGATGGTGATCGCGCTGGACGCGATGCTCGACGTGATGGCCGCGGTGCACGGCATCGGCCGCTCCGACGCCCTGGCGCTGGCCAGCGTGGTCGTCGACCTGCGGGTCACCCAGGTGGTGAACCAGGTCGTCGGCGTCCACGCCGTCCTGCCCTGGGGCGCCGTGCGCTGA
- a CDS encoding aldo/keto reductase has protein sequence MPQLPRTDLTVSDLCLGGNVFGWTADEATSFALLDRFLDSVPSTQSPFVDTAEMYGNGVSETILGAWMAERGVRDRMVVATKASPGEKEHPLSAGEIRSAAERSLRNLQVDTIDLYYAHYDDETTPLEETLTAFDELVQAGKVRYVAASNYSAERLTEALDTADRLGVTGYVALQPHYNLMERPVYEDALAGVVTGRGLGSMPYFGLAKGFLTGKYAPGETIDSPRAKGAAKYVGERGDRVLAALAEVADAHSVTGAAVALRWLADQPAVTAPIASGRSVEQLADLLPMQDLVLTDDERQRLTDASA, from the coding sequence ATGCCTCAGCTCCCCCGGACCGACCTGACCGTCAGCGACCTCTGCCTGGGCGGCAACGTCTTCGGGTGGACCGCCGACGAGGCGACGTCCTTCGCCCTGCTCGACCGCTTCCTGGACTCCGTGCCGAGCACCCAGTCGCCGTTCGTCGACACCGCCGAGATGTACGGCAACGGGGTGTCGGAGACGATCCTCGGCGCCTGGATGGCCGAGCGCGGCGTGCGCGACCGGATGGTCGTGGCCACCAAGGCCAGCCCCGGCGAGAAGGAGCACCCGCTGTCGGCCGGGGAGATCCGGTCGGCCGCCGAGCGGTCGCTGCGCAACCTGCAGGTCGACACGATCGACCTCTACTACGCCCACTACGACGACGAGACGACGCCGCTGGAGGAGACGCTCACCGCCTTCGACGAGCTGGTGCAGGCGGGCAAGGTCCGGTACGTCGCGGCGTCCAACTACTCGGCCGAGCGGCTGACCGAGGCCCTCGACACCGCCGACCGGCTCGGGGTCACCGGCTACGTCGCGCTGCAGCCGCACTACAACCTGATGGAGCGCCCGGTCTACGAGGACGCGCTTGCCGGCGTCGTCACCGGGCGCGGGCTGGGCTCCATGCCCTACTTCGGGCTGGCCAAGGGCTTCCTGACCGGCAAGTACGCGCCGGGCGAGACGATCGACTCCCCGCGCGCCAAGGGCGCCGCGAAGTACGTGGGGGAGCGGGGCGACCGGGTGCTGGCGGCGCTGGCCGAGGTCGCCGACGCGCACTCGGTGACCGGTGCGGCGGTCGCGCTGCGCTGGCTGGCCGACCAGCCGGCCGTCACTGCACCGATCGCCAGCGGCCGCTCGGTCGAGCAGCTGGCCGACCTGCTGCCGATGCAGGACCTGGTGCTCACCGACGACGAGCGCCAGCGCCTCACCGACGCCAGCGCGTGA
- a CDS encoding SDR family NAD(P)-dependent oxidoreductase has translation MPTTPFPTSTDVLAGVDLSGRRALVTGASSGLGVEIARALTAAGAEVTLAVRDVTAGHATADRIHASTGRVQPHVLALDLMSPGSVAAAAAAWSGPLDVLVANAGIMVPPETRTPEGFESQFMTNYLGHFALVTRLLPALRAAGDARVVLASSNAHLLGPVDLDALTDTTRPYEPWSAYAVSKTALILFAVEAHRRWAAEGITVSAYNPGFIATGLQRNMPAEVLAATTGLRSLAEGAATPVFLAGSPAAADAGGRYFEDLAVAAPAVDEERDMSRPDTFRGVAPFATDPAAAAALWEYSERATRDW, from the coding sequence ATGCCCACCACCCCCTTCCCGACCTCGACCGACGTCCTGGCCGGCGTCGACCTGTCCGGCCGCCGCGCGCTCGTCACCGGCGCCTCCTCCGGCCTGGGCGTGGAGATCGCCCGCGCCCTCACCGCGGCCGGCGCCGAGGTCACCCTCGCCGTCCGCGACGTCACCGCCGGCCACGCCACCGCCGACCGCATCCACGCCTCGACCGGCCGGGTCCAGCCCCACGTGCTGGCCCTGGACCTCATGTCCCCCGGCTCCGTCGCCGCCGCGGCCGCCGCCTGGTCCGGCCCGCTGGACGTGCTCGTCGCCAACGCCGGGATCATGGTGCCCCCGGAGACCCGTACCCCCGAGGGCTTCGAGTCCCAGTTCATGACGAACTACCTGGGCCACTTCGCCCTCGTCACGCGGCTGCTCCCCGCGCTCCGGGCGGCCGGCGACGCCCGCGTCGTCCTCGCCAGCTCCAACGCGCACCTGCTGGGGCCGGTCGACCTCGACGCCCTCACCGACACCACGCGGCCCTACGAGCCGTGGTCGGCCTACGCGGTGTCCAAGACCGCTCTCATCCTGTTCGCCGTCGAGGCCCACCGCCGCTGGGCCGCCGAGGGCATCACGGTCAGCGCCTACAACCCCGGCTTCATCGCCACCGGGCTGCAGCGGAACATGCCCGCGGAGGTGCTGGCCGCCACCACCGGTCTCCGCTCGCTGGCCGAGGGCGCGGCCACGCCGGTCTTCCTGGCCGGCTCACCGGCGGCCGCCGACGCCGGTGGCCGCTACTTCGAGGACCTCGCCGTGGCAGCCCCTGCCGTCGACGAGGAGCGGGACATGAGCCGCCCGGACACCTTCCGCGGCGTGGCACCGTTCGCCACCGACCCCGCGGCCGCCGCCGCGCTGTGGGAGTACTCCGAGCGGGCCACCCGCGACTGGTGA
- a CDS encoding trimeric intracellular cation channel family protein has protein sequence MELVAATEGLHVPAAVDLVAIVIGALTGGLLAAREGFAVSGVLLLAVSTGLGGGLIRDVLLAEGPPVALTNTAYLPTVAITAAVTFWFSGWLSRFNRLLVGLDAVTLGFFTVIGAQKAQLAGLPSASVVFIGTLTAVGGAVIRDVLLAQRADIVQPGPYNAVAALLGATALTVLAGPAGLPPLPVAAVVIVLVAGLRVLSVERGWEAPVAVDLAERARLRREQRSTRARRRRRR, from the coding sequence GTGGAACTGGTGGCGGCGACGGAGGGCCTGCACGTGCCGGCCGCGGTCGACCTGGTCGCGATCGTCATCGGGGCGCTGACCGGCGGGCTGCTCGCCGCGCGCGAGGGCTTCGCCGTCTCCGGCGTCCTGCTGCTGGCGGTCAGCACCGGGCTGGGCGGCGGGCTGATCCGCGACGTCCTGCTGGCCGAGGGGCCGCCGGTCGCGCTGACCAACACCGCCTACCTGCCCACCGTGGCGATCACCGCCGCGGTGACGTTCTGGTTCTCCGGCTGGCTGTCCCGGTTCAACCGGCTGCTGGTCGGGCTGGACGCCGTCACGCTGGGGTTCTTCACCGTGATCGGGGCACAGAAGGCGCAGCTCGCCGGGCTGCCCAGCGCCTCGGTGGTGTTCATCGGCACGCTCACCGCGGTCGGCGGGGCGGTGATCCGCGACGTGCTGCTCGCCCAGCGCGCCGACATCGTCCAGCCGGGGCCGTACAACGCCGTCGCCGCGCTGCTGGGCGCCACCGCGCTCACCGTGCTGGCCGGGCCGGCCGGGCTGCCGCCGCTGCCGGTGGCCGCGGTGGTGATCGTGCTCGTCGCCGGGCTGCGCGTGCTGTCGGTGGAACGGGGCTGGGAGGCCCCGGTCGCCGTCGACCTGGCCGAGCGCGCCCGCCTGCGCCGCGAGCAGCGGTCGACCCGGGCCCGGCGGCGCCGTCGCCGCTGA
- a CDS encoding LLM class flavin-dependent oxidoreductase produces MTTTAAPTAVPLSVLDVSLIEQGTTAAESLSTTVAAARHAEQLGCRRYWVAEHLTPGVASASPAVVIAAVASTTSTIRVGAGGVLLPNHVPLLVAEDFGTLGAFFPGRIDLGVGRGAGTQSAAVTALIRRGAPEPTPADHRADVAELLGAFRTTDPDAVPVTARPSTAPQVWGLGSSTGGAVLAAELGLPLCTAHHIRPAGTVEAVAAYREHFRPSAELAEPRVMLSVATVVADTDEEADALARPFEVYLAGQLSGAAPTGVPGAQQAAAATLTDQQEQFLAARRSQQVQGSPATARRRLAELLAATAPDELIALTPVYDLAARQRSLALVADALGSLAPVGATA; encoded by the coding sequence ATGACGACCACCGCCGCACCCACCGCCGTCCCGCTGTCGGTCCTCGACGTGTCACTGATCGAGCAGGGCACGACCGCGGCGGAGTCGCTGTCGACGACCGTCGCGGCTGCCCGCCACGCCGAACAGCTGGGCTGCCGGCGCTACTGGGTGGCCGAGCACCTCACCCCCGGCGTGGCCAGCGCCTCACCGGCGGTGGTGATCGCGGCGGTGGCGTCGACGACCTCGACGATCCGGGTGGGCGCCGGTGGGGTGCTGCTGCCCAACCACGTCCCGCTGCTGGTCGCGGAGGACTTCGGGACGTTGGGCGCGTTCTTCCCCGGCCGGATCGACCTGGGCGTCGGGCGCGGAGCCGGCACCCAGTCCGCCGCGGTGACGGCCCTGATCCGCCGGGGAGCGCCGGAGCCGACGCCCGCAGACCACCGTGCCGACGTGGCGGAGCTGCTGGGCGCCTTCCGCACGACCGACCCCGACGCCGTCCCGGTCACGGCCCGGCCCTCGACCGCACCCCAGGTGTGGGGGCTCGGCTCCAGCACCGGCGGGGCCGTGCTCGCCGCGGAGCTGGGCCTGCCGCTGTGCACCGCCCACCACATCCGCCCGGCGGGCACCGTCGAGGCGGTGGCCGCCTACCGGGAGCACTTCCGGCCCTCCGCCGAGCTGGCGGAGCCGCGGGTGATGCTGAGCGTGGCCACCGTCGTCGCCGACACCGACGAGGAGGCGGACGCCCTCGCCCGTCCCTTCGAGGTCTACCTCGCCGGCCAGCTGAGCGGGGCGGCCCCCACCGGCGTCCCCGGCGCGCAGCAGGCGGCCGCGGCGACGCTCACCGACCAGCAGGAGCAGTTCCTCGCCGCGCGCAGGAGCCAGCAGGTGCAGGGCAGCCCGGCCACTGCGCGCCGCCGGCTCGCCGAGCTGCTCGCGGCCACGGCCCCGGACGAGCTGATCGCCCTCACGCCCGTGTACGACCTCGCCGCCCGGCAGCGCTCCCTCGCACTCGTCGCCGACGCCCTCGGGTCGCTGGCCCCCGTCGGCGCCACGGCGTGA
- a CDS encoding DUF1059 domain-containing protein — MKSFACGDVVPGCTRTFTGPDDGAVLSQVADHATADHELTTVPPELVEQVRAAIVYA, encoded by the coding sequence ATGAAGAGCTTTGCCTGCGGGGACGTCGTCCCCGGTTGCACCCGTACGTTCACCGGTCCCGACGACGGCGCCGTGCTGTCCCAGGTCGCCGATCACGCCACGGCCGACCACGAGCTGACCACCGTCCCGCCCGAGCTGGTCGAGCAGGTCCGCGCCGCGATCGTCTACGCCTGA
- a CDS encoding TetR family transcriptional regulator, with translation MADPGSTPPPPPGVPPGSRRADAQRNRRRIVAAAVAVFATSGLEATMPAVAAAAGVGKASVYRNFPTKADLVDAVVASEGAAVTEAVTALARALPPRDELPLAVSTLFSALGQNSLLADALATRSRGEVPDALLGALWTLVEHGKAAGSVRGDLTTTDLEVVLCGAVRQLRAMDVRDVATWERAATLVVRALTA, from the coding sequence GTGGCCGATCCGGGTTCCACCCCTCCTCCCCCGCCGGGCGTCCCGCCCGGGTCCCGCCGGGCGGACGCGCAGCGCAACCGCCGGCGCATCGTGGCGGCGGCGGTCGCCGTGTTCGCGACGTCCGGCCTCGAGGCGACGATGCCGGCCGTCGCGGCGGCGGCCGGCGTCGGGAAGGCGTCGGTGTACCGGAACTTCCCCACCAAGGCCGACCTGGTCGATGCGGTCGTGGCCAGCGAGGGCGCCGCGGTCACCGAGGCGGTCACCGCCCTGGCGCGGGCCCTCCCGCCGCGCGACGAGCTGCCCCTCGCCGTCTCGACCCTGTTCTCCGCACTGGGGCAGAACAGCCTGCTCGCCGACGCGCTGGCGACGCGCAGCCGCGGCGAGGTCCCCGACGCCCTGCTCGGCGCGCTGTGGACGCTCGTCGAGCACGGCAAGGCGGCCGGGTCGGTGCGCGGGGACCTGACGACCACGGACCTCGAGGTGGTCCTGTGCGGCGCCGTGCGTCAGCTGCGCGCGATGGACGTCCGGGACGTCGCCACGTGGGAACGCGCCGCGACGCTGGTCGTGCGCGCCCTCACCGCCTGA
- a CDS encoding EAL domain-containing protein, whose translation MAPDQEEVTATLPDRWDCRPLLAGEDDLTVVFQPIVDLAGATIAGYEALARFPGTAAPDVWFAAAHEAGLGAELEALALRKALAALPDLPPDTFLTVNVSPHLLGTAPVAAALAAPATLRRVVVELTEHMPTPDLAALREQTALLRGRGALIAIDDAGSGYAGLQQLAEVRPQLVKLDRALVAGADTDPVKAALAEMVGTFTSRIDAWLLAEGIETVGELAVFARLGVPLAQGWLFGRPTPHFAPLAPEVVQLVRAQVARAQLSESVASLLRPVRQHDAGDRTVSPPPYVVVDDAGVPVELVLADPRTNTAYRAPVSLRVPPSAPVTETLQRALTRRPAHRFDPVLCTDRAGTVVGLLRVEDLAAAAAGS comes from the coding sequence GTGGCACCCGATCAGGAGGAGGTGACCGCGACCCTCCCCGACCGCTGGGACTGCCGCCCGCTGCTCGCCGGCGAGGACGACCTGACCGTCGTGTTCCAGCCCATCGTCGACCTGGCCGGGGCCACCATCGCCGGCTACGAGGCGCTGGCCCGCTTCCCCGGCACCGCCGCGCCCGACGTCTGGTTCGCCGCCGCCCACGAGGCCGGTCTCGGTGCGGAGCTCGAGGCACTGGCGCTGCGCAAGGCGCTGGCCGCGCTGCCGGACCTGCCGCCGGACACCTTCCTCACCGTCAACGTCAGCCCGCACCTGCTCGGCACCGCGCCCGTCGCCGCCGCCCTCGCCGCGCCGGCCACCCTGCGCCGCGTCGTCGTCGAGCTGACCGAGCACATGCCCACGCCCGACCTCGCCGCCCTGCGCGAGCAGACCGCCCTGCTGCGCGGCCGCGGCGCGCTCATCGCCATCGACGACGCGGGCTCCGGCTACGCCGGCCTGCAGCAGCTGGCCGAGGTGCGCCCCCAGCTGGTCAAGCTCGACCGGGCGCTGGTCGCCGGCGCCGACACCGACCCGGTGAAGGCGGCGCTGGCGGAGATGGTCGGCACGTTCACCAGCCGGATCGACGCCTGGCTGCTCGCCGAGGGCATCGAGACCGTCGGGGAGCTGGCCGTGTTCGCCCGGCTCGGTGTCCCGCTGGCCCAGGGCTGGCTGTTCGGCCGCCCCACCCCGCACTTCGCCCCGCTCGCGCCCGAGGTCGTGCAGCTGGTGCGCGCCCAGGTCGCCCGCGCGCAGCTCAGCGAGAGCGTCGCCAGCCTGCTGCGCCCGGTCCGCCAGCACGACGCCGGGGACCGGACCGTCTCCCCGCCGCCCTACGTGGTGGTGGACGACGCCGGGGTGCCGGTCGAGCTGGTGCTGGCCGACCCGCGCACCAACACCGCCTACCGCGCCCCGGTCTCGCTGCGGGTGCCGCCGTCGGCGCCGGTCACCGAGACGCTGCAGCGCGCGCTCACCCGCCGGCCCGCGCACCGCTTCGACCCGGTGCTGTGCACCGACCGCGCCGGCACCGTCGTCGGCCTCCTGCGCGTGGAGGACCTGGCCGCGGCCGCGGCCGGCAGCTGA